The following are encoded together in the Phenylobacterium sp. NIBR 498073 genome:
- a CDS encoding amidohydrolase family protein, with amino-acid sequence MERAYDLVIRGGMLADGSGRPAFAADVAVKDGLIAAVGQVAGAGAEEIDARGKLVTPGFVDIHTHYDGQATWDQRMQPSSWHGVTTVVMGNCGVGFAPCRPADHDRLVRLMEGVEDIPFPVLTEGLPWNWESFPDYLDSLEGRQFDVDIGAQLPHAALRVFVMGERGANREDATPADIAAMAVIAKGAVEAGALGFSTSRTLNHRTSDGQPTPTLTASEDELTGIAMGLAAAGKGALQFVSDFGDPEAEFAMLRRIVEASGRPLSFSLVQSPTQPAQWRLLLDRLEEASEAGLPMRAQVCGRPVGVLFGLELTLNPFTHYPSYKAIAALPLADRVAKLADPTFRAQLLSEGNEASAAFAANMTQNWKVMFLMGETPDYEQTPDRTVLALANARGVRPEELALDHMLTNGGRGMLYLPFLNYAGGSLDPSFEMLNHPDTVPGLSDGGAHVGMICDGSFPTSNLTLWTRDRTRGPKLALEAMVRMQSHDTAAALGLHDRGLVAPGYRADLNVIDYEGLTLGAPSVAYDLPAGGRRLVQRADGYVATIVAGQVTYRDGQPTGALPGRLLRGARAAPAAIAAE; translated from the coding sequence ATGGAACGGGCCTATGACCTGGTGATCCGGGGCGGGATGCTGGCGGATGGATCGGGCCGCCCGGCTTTCGCGGCCGACGTCGCGGTGAAGGACGGACTGATCGCCGCGGTCGGCCAGGTGGCCGGCGCTGGAGCCGAGGAGATCGACGCCCGCGGCAAGCTGGTGACGCCTGGCTTTGTCGACATCCACACCCACTATGACGGTCAGGCGACCTGGGACCAGCGCATGCAGCCCTCGTCCTGGCACGGGGTGACCACGGTGGTGATGGGCAACTGCGGCGTCGGCTTCGCGCCCTGCCGGCCGGCCGACCACGACCGGCTGGTGCGGCTGATGGAGGGGGTGGAGGACATTCCCTTCCCGGTGCTGACCGAGGGCCTGCCGTGGAACTGGGAGAGCTTCCCCGACTATCTCGACAGCCTGGAGGGCCGCCAGTTCGACGTCGACATCGGCGCTCAGCTGCCGCACGCGGCGCTACGGGTGTTCGTGATGGGCGAGCGCGGCGCCAACCGCGAGGACGCCACGCCCGCCGACATCGCCGCCATGGCCGTCATCGCCAAGGGCGCGGTCGAGGCCGGGGCGCTGGGCTTTTCGACCTCGCGCACGCTCAATCACCGGACCAGCGACGGCCAGCCGACCCCGACCCTGACCGCCTCGGAAGACGAGCTGACCGGGATCGCCATGGGGCTCGCGGCGGCGGGCAAGGGGGCGCTGCAGTTCGTCTCCGATTTCGGCGATCCGGAAGCCGAGTTCGCCATGCTGCGGCGGATCGTCGAGGCCTCGGGGCGGCCGCTGTCGTTCTCGCTGGTCCAGAGCCCGACCCAGCCGGCCCAGTGGCGGCTGCTGCTCGACCGCCTGGAGGAGGCCAGCGAGGCCGGCCTGCCGATGCGGGCCCAGGTCTGCGGGCGACCGGTGGGGGTGTTGTTCGGGCTGGAACTGACGCTCAATCCGTTCACCCACTATCCGAGCTACAAGGCGATCGCCGCGCTGCCGTTGGCGGATCGGGTCGCCAAGCTGGCCGATCCCACATTCCGCGCCCAGTTGCTGAGCGAGGGCAACGAGGCCTCGGCCGCCTTCGCCGCCAACATGACCCAGAACTGGAAGGTCATGTTCCTGATGGGCGAGACGCCCGACTACGAGCAGACGCCGGACCGCACGGTGCTGGCGCTCGCCAATGCACGCGGCGTGCGGCCCGAGGAACTGGCGCTGGACCACATGCTGACGAACGGAGGCCGGGGGATGCTCTACCTGCCGTTCCTCAACTATGCGGGCGGCTCGCTGGACCCGTCGTTCGAGATGCTGAACCACCCTGACACGGTGCCGGGCCTGTCGGACGGCGGGGCGCATGTGGGGATGATCTGCGACGGCTCGTTCCCGACCTCGAACCTGACCCTCTGGACGAGGGACCGCACGCGCGGGCCGAAGCTGGCGCTGGAGGCGATGGTGCGGATGCAGAGCCATGACACCGCCGCCGCTCTGGGCCTGCACGACCGCGGGCTGGTGGCGCCCGGCTACCGCGCCGACCTCAATGTTATCGACTATGAGGGCCTGACCCTGGGCGCGCCGAGCGTCGCCTACGACCTGCCGGCCGGCGGGCGGCGGCTGGTGCAGCGGGCCGACGGCTATGTGGCGACCATCGTGGCCGGCCAGGTCACCTATCGCGACGGCCAGCCGACCGGCGCCTTGCCAGGGCGGCTGCTGCGCGGGGCGCGCGCGGCGCCGGCTGCGATCGCGGCGGAATAG